A segment of the Hyperolius riggenbachi isolate aHypRig1 chromosome 8, aHypRig1.pri, whole genome shotgun sequence genome:
AGGccacaggcgcttctctgattggtcctagagaagcacctatgacctctcctTTAGTCCGTAGTTCTACAGACAGAAGCTGGACATCCAGACACCTGATGAGTATAAttaagtttattaaaaaaaaaatcgcttgtTGGAAGCGatgtacagtttactgtacagcgcTTTTAATCACCGGGAAACACGGGTGTAATCGCCCTAGGAATCTCTGCACACAGCGCTGCAGcgattttaaagtgctgcagtgatgcctagtgggtcccagccctaaagCTGTAGTGTCCACTTAAATTAGATGCAACTGTTGCTGTATGTTATCTGTCCATCACTCAAAACTCTCAGAACCGCTATGCAAGTGACTCAAGAGTACGGTTGTTATGACTGTCCCTCTTGTACTGTTCACCATGGTACAGTCAACCCCTTCCAGTCCAGAAACATCCCGTTGTGTTTTTCAGTAAGGGTGTCAAAAACTTCCATCATGCGCCCTACATTCTCCTGGACCACCCATGTCGGCATCCTCCTCGGGCCACCTGTATCGGTTTGGACACAGCCAGGCGTGATAGCAATGGCAACTATCCCGTCCCTTCCATAGGTCTCGGCCTGGCAACACGTTAGCATGTTCAGTGCCGTCTTGCTGCAGCAGTACTCGATCCCAAGGAAAGGAAGGAGCTCCTCTGAGATGCTATCTATGGACCCAAACTTGCTGGAGATGTTTATCACAGCCGCCTTGCCACAACTCATTAATTTGCTTGCATTTTCCTGCGCAGCCTTCCGCAGTAGAGGAGCGAAAGATTGAGTCACCATCATTGGCCCAACCACATTGGTCTGATAGACCTTCATCATCTCCTTGGCAGTGGTTGCATCCATAGCATGGACCACGTTAGTTCCAGCATTATTTATGAGGAGGTTCAATCCCCGTCCATTCAATCTAGCTTCAATATCAGTGTACGCTGCTCTAATGCTCATTTCATCTGTTACGTCGAGCTTGATAACGGTGAGGTTTGAGTATTTGGAGGCCATGAATTTCAGTTCCTCAGCTGCTTCTGGATTCCTGCATGATGCAAAAACGTGGACCGGAGGATTGCGCTTGTTAAGGAAGGCCTTGACCAGTTCTAGGCCCACCCCTCTCCTGGAACCAGTGATTAGAACACTGTGAACTGAAAGCTTTGCCATGTCTTCTGGATGGTGAGTGGTGAACAAGaagctgtctgtctgctgtgagCTCTGCTGTACTTTACTCACTGGGTAACATATTAACCAAACTCCAAATCAAACAGAAGACAAAGAGAAAACATCCATAGGGCAGAAAACTATGACTATTTATTTAATAGGAGCATTATATGAAGTGCCATTGCTCCTGGTTCTTAGTAGCAATGGCATTTGCTACACTTGGCACTAGCTACACTTGGCACTAGATgcttgctggatagtgtaatggttaaagaggaactccagtgaacattttactgctggcaagtgatgtagctgctgcatggttttgccagttggaaacagctgtaaacagctatttcccacaatatagcaagg
Coding sequences within it:
- the LOC137528520 gene encoding C-signal-like, with translation MAKLSVHSVLITGSRRGVGLELVKAFLNKRNPPVHVFASCRNPEAAEELKFMASKYSNLTVIKLDVTDEMSIRAAYTDIEARLNGRGLNLLINNAGTNVVHAMDATTAKEMMKVYQTNVVGPMMVTQSFAPLLRKAAQENASKLMSCGKAAVINISSKFGSIDSISEELLPFLGIEYCCSKTALNMLTCCQAETYGRDGIVAIAITPGCVQTDTGGPRRMPTWVVQENVGRMMEVFDTLTEKHNGMFLDWKGLTVPW